The proteins below come from a single Afipia felis ATCC 53690 genomic window:
- a CDS encoding UxaA family hydrolase: protein MSLSNIVEMKSPYVGGATDQLTTKSLPGKRASKDFKNAKFWGWRRENGRVGVRNHVLILPLDDLSNAACEAVANNIKGTIAIPHAYGRLQFGEDLEVHFRTLIGTGSNPNVAAVVVIGIEEGWTSRVVEGIAKTGKPVVGFGIETHGDINTISRASYQAKRFVQWATELERELCPISDLWVSTKCGESDTTTGLSSCPTVGNMYDKLIPHGIYGVFGETSEITGAEHLCKERAATPEVAEKWYKMWKAYQDDVIEAHKTDDLSDSQPTKGNIAGGLSSIEEKALGNLEKIGHKSMYIDALEPAEAPAKGPGLYYMDTSSAAAECVTLMMAAGYVVHTFPTGQGNVIGNPIIPVIKISGNPKTVRTMGEHIDVDVTGVLRRDMTLDQAGDALIDMIVRTANGRLTAAESLGHREFSLTKLYRSA from the coding sequence ATGTCGCTCAGCAATATCGTTGAAATGAAGTCGCCTTACGTCGGAGGCGCGACGGACCAGTTGACGACGAAGAGCCTTCCCGGCAAGCGCGCTTCGAAGGATTTCAAGAACGCGAAGTTCTGGGGCTGGCGGCGTGAAAACGGCCGCGTCGGCGTCCGCAACCACGTTCTCATCCTCCCGCTCGACGATCTGTCGAACGCCGCCTGCGAGGCCGTCGCCAATAACATCAAGGGCACGATTGCCATCCCGCACGCCTATGGCCGTCTGCAGTTCGGCGAGGACCTCGAGGTTCATTTCCGCACTCTGATCGGTACAGGCTCGAACCCGAACGTCGCGGCAGTGGTCGTCATCGGCATCGAGGAAGGCTGGACCAGCCGCGTGGTCGAAGGCATCGCCAAGACCGGCAAGCCGGTGGTCGGTTTCGGTATCGAAACCCATGGTGATATCAACACCATCTCGCGCGCGAGCTATCAAGCCAAGCGCTTCGTGCAGTGGGCAACCGAACTCGAGCGTGAACTGTGCCCGATCTCGGATCTGTGGGTCTCGACCAAGTGCGGCGAGTCCGACACCACCACGGGCCTGTCGTCGTGCCCAACCGTCGGCAACATGTACGACAAGTTGATCCCGCACGGCATTTACGGCGTGTTCGGCGAAACCTCGGAAATCACCGGCGCCGAGCACCTCTGCAAGGAGCGTGCGGCAACGCCGGAGGTCGCGGAAAAATGGTACAAAATGTGGAAGGCGTATCAGGACGACGTGATCGAGGCTCACAAGACTGACGACCTCTCCGATTCTCAGCCGACCAAAGGCAACATTGCCGGCGGTCTGTCGAGCATCGAAGAGAAGGCGCTCGGCAATCTCGAGAAGATCGGCCACAAGTCGATGTACATCGACGCGCTGGAGCCTGCGGAAGCCCCGGCAAAGGGTCCTGGCCTTTATTACATGGACACCTCGTCGGCTGCTGCTGAGTGCGTGACGCTGATGATGGCGGCCGGTTATGTGGTCCACACCTTCCCGACGGGGCAGGGCAACGTCATCGGTAATCCGATCATTCCTGTGATCAAGATCAGCGGCAATCCGAAGACCGTGCGTACCATGGGCGAGCACATCGACGTCGACGTGACCGGCGTTCTGCGCCGCGACATGACGCTCGATCAGGCCGGTGACGCGCTGATCGACATGATCGTGCGCACCGCGAACGGCCGCTTGACCGCGGCGGAGTCTCTTGGTCACCGCGAGTTCTCGCTGACCAAGCTGTATCGCAGCGCTTAA
- a CDS encoding UxaA family hydrolase, whose translation MNAPGAASAAKDKPNMPHVLAHSPKDNVAVVVVEDLKAGTKAFGVITENDTTFTIDVKDDIPIGHKVALVDLKKGDTVIKYGQDVGRMVGDGPQGRHVHIHNHKTKRW comes from the coding sequence ATGAATGCTCCGGGAGCGGCGTCAGCCGCCAAAGACAAGCCGAACATGCCCCACGTGCTGGCTCACAGCCCGAAGGACAATGTTGCGGTCGTTGTCGTCGAGGACCTGAAGGCCGGCACCAAGGCGTTCGGCGTCATCACCGAGAACGATACGACGTTCACCATCGACGTGAAGGACGACATTCCGATCGGTCACAAGGTAGCGCTGGTCGACCTCAAGAAGGGCGACACCGTCATCAAGTACGGTCAGGACGTCGGCAGAATGGTCGGCGACGGGCCGCAGGGCCGTCACGTCCATATCCACAATCACAAGACCAAGCGTTGGTGA
- a CDS encoding bifunctional diguanylate cyclase/phosphodiesterase, with translation MAERDSYQESSLDAPEIAEAIDRAARPQQRSPIFWLIVSGVMIVAAIVLGTALAINNSRDRALANSKRELENTLQLLTRHFDQQLEDWQVIQEDAMAQIRAIEDKSPKEFLRTISSEDFHRRLAGKLRSMPYVGGVNIFGADGQLINSSEMWPVPSINVADRTHFNELKFGSSSLKLVVNPVHSRITGAWTTVFAHRLVNSKGEFLGMIARGVEPARFEAFFASLSLGPDAAISMFHKDGTMIARYPHVESMIGRNFKHGPLFRGVLKFTNHGSLMVRSPVTGVQQVGSIRKLDNFPIVMIATKTVDAALADWHEQTRGLVLIALAASIAVTLIVLFIVRRVISQHNAAQRRLMLEKRRLDTAVNNLKQGLLLFDANHRLVIFNRRYVEMFGLPNGSIKAGCSLRQIMALRKKHGMFAGDVDEYCVKVLKLVSSSGSLTTNIPDGRVIHTALQSISGGGWVSTLEDITERQRAEDRIAHMARYDALTDLPNRSMFRDHLETMLKREENLAVLTIDIDEFKQVNDTLGHFVGDELLVAIASRLSDCMEPDDLVARLGGDEFAIVRHGIRERSDLISLIERVHTAIRVPYECAGHHLNADASIGIAMSPCDGSELEGLLRNADLALYAAKGSGRRTYRFFEPEMKVRAQKRHDMEMEIRNALFHQEFEVHYQPFIDVKTRKVLGCEALVRWRHPRHGLVSPADFIPIAEETGLIDQLGSWVLKTACHAAANWPDDIRLAVNVSPVQFKGHTLALNVASALGSSGLPANRLELEITEAVLIRDDEEALSILHELRGLGVRIALDDFGTGYSSLRYLQLFPFDKIKIDRCFINNITEPEGASHIVKAVVDIAAARNMKTTAEGVETADQLAALNELGCDQMQGYFFSPPVAEGKLTQLVSPVQFAKAT, from the coding sequence ATGGCAGAACGCGATTCATATCAAGAGAGCAGCCTCGATGCGCCCGAGATCGCTGAAGCGATCGATCGCGCCGCCCGGCCGCAGCAACGAAGCCCGATTTTCTGGCTGATCGTGAGCGGAGTCATGATCGTCGCGGCGATCGTGCTGGGCACGGCCTTGGCCATCAATAATTCGCGTGACCGGGCGTTGGCGAACAGCAAGCGTGAATTGGAAAACACGCTGCAACTCCTGACGCGTCATTTCGATCAGCAATTGGAGGACTGGCAGGTGATCCAGGAGGACGCCATGGCCCAGATCCGTGCGATCGAAGACAAGTCGCCCAAGGAATTCCTGCGCACAATCTCCAGCGAGGATTTCCACAGGAGATTGGCCGGCAAGCTTCGCTCGATGCCGTATGTTGGCGGTGTGAATATTTTCGGCGCGGACGGGCAGTTGATCAACTCCTCCGAAATGTGGCCTGTTCCGAGCATCAACGTTGCGGACCGAACCCATTTCAACGAATTGAAATTCGGCTCCTCCTCGCTGAAGCTCGTGGTGAATCCCGTGCATAGCCGCATCACCGGCGCATGGACGACGGTGTTCGCGCACAGGCTGGTTAATTCGAAGGGCGAGTTTCTCGGCATGATCGCCCGCGGCGTCGAACCCGCGCGGTTCGAAGCATTCTTCGCCTCGTTGTCGCTGGGGCCGGACGCGGCGATTTCGATGTTCCATAAAGATGGCACGATGATCGCCCGCTATCCGCACGTGGAATCCATGATCGGGCGGAATTTCAAACACGGGCCGTTATTTCGAGGCGTCCTGAAATTCACCAATCATGGTTCGCTGATGGTGAGAAGCCCGGTGACCGGCGTGCAGCAGGTTGGATCGATCCGGAAGCTCGACAATTTCCCGATCGTCATGATCGCCACCAAGACGGTCGACGCTGCGCTGGCGGATTGGCATGAGCAGACCCGTGGCCTCGTTCTGATCGCGCTCGCGGCGTCGATCGCGGTGACATTGATCGTTCTCTTCATCGTGCGGCGTGTCATCTCCCAGCACAACGCGGCCCAGCGGCGACTGATGCTGGAGAAGCGGCGTCTCGATACGGCGGTCAACAATCTCAAGCAGGGCCTGTTGCTGTTCGATGCCAATCACCGGCTGGTGATTTTCAACCGCCGCTATGTGGAGATGTTCGGCCTGCCGAACGGCTCGATCAAGGCCGGATGCAGCCTGCGACAGATCATGGCGCTCCGGAAGAAACACGGGATGTTCGCCGGCGATGTCGACGAATATTGCGTCAAGGTGCTCAAGTTGGTGTCGAGCAGCGGTTCGCTGACAACCAATATTCCGGATGGGCGCGTGATTCATACAGCGCTGCAGTCGATCTCCGGCGGAGGTTGGGTGTCGACGCTGGAAGACATCACCGAGCGGCAGCGTGCAGAAGACCGCATCGCCCATATGGCGCGTTATGACGCGCTGACCGATCTTCCGAACCGCTCGATGTTCCGCGATCATCTCGAGACGATGCTGAAGAGGGAAGAGAACCTCGCGGTTCTGACCATCGATATCGACGAGTTCAAGCAGGTCAACGATACGCTGGGTCATTTTGTCGGCGACGAACTGCTCGTGGCGATCGCGAGCCGGCTCAGCGACTGCATGGAGCCGGACGATCTCGTCGCGCGTCTTGGCGGTGATGAATTCGCCATCGTCCGGCACGGAATTCGGGAACGCTCCGACCTCATTTCGCTGATCGAGCGCGTGCATACCGCCATCCGCGTGCCTTACGAGTGCGCAGGTCATCACCTCAATGCGGATGCCAGTATCGGCATTGCGATGTCGCCGTGCGACGGCTCGGAGCTCGAAGGCTTGCTGCGCAACGCCGACCTTGCGCTCTATGCTGCGAAGGGCAGCGGGCGGCGGACCTATCGTTTCTTCGAGCCGGAAATGAAGGTCCGAGCTCAGAAACGTCACGACATGGAAATGGAAATTCGCAATGCGCTTTTCCATCAGGAATTTGAAGTTCACTATCAGCCGTTCATCGACGTCAAAACCCGGAAGGTTCTTGGTTGTGAGGCGCTGGTGCGCTGGCGTCATCCGCGCCACGGTCTGGTGTCACCGGCTGACTTCATTCCGATCGCGGAGGAAACCGGCCTGATCGACCAGCTCGGCTCGTGGGTGTTGAAAACGGCGTGCCACGCGGCGGCGAACTGGCCCGACGACATCCGCCTTGCGGTGAACGTCTCGCCGGTGCAGTTCAAGGGCCATACGCTGGCGCTCAATGTCGCGAGTGCGCTCGGCTCGTCAGGACTTCCAGCAAACCGTCTCGAACTCGAAATCACCGAAGCGGTACTGATCCGCGACGACGAGGAGGCGCTGTCGATCCTCCATGAGCTTCGCGGTCTCGGCGTGCGCATCGCCCTTGACGATTTCGGCACGGGCTATTCCTCGCTTCGCTATCTGCAGCTTTTCCCCTTCGACAAGATCAAGATCGATCGCTGCTTCATCAACAACATCACCGAGCCCGAAGGTGCGTCGCATATCGTGAAGGCCGTGGTGGACATCGCCGCAGCACGCAACATGAAAACGACTGCGGAAGGCGTCGAGACGGCGGATCAACTGGCTGCGTTGAATGAGCTCGGCTGCGACCAGATGCAGGGCTATTTCTTCAGCCCCCCGGTAGCCGAGGGAAAACTGACGCAGTTGGTCTCACCTGTTCAGTTCGCCAAGGCGACCTGA
- a CDS encoding L-aspartate oxidase yields the protein MALRTVDTDILILGSGGAGLFAALHAKKTAPHLDVTVAVKGLLGKCGCTRMVQGGYNVALAPGDSVERHFMDTIEGGKWLNNQDLAWKLVVEAQIRIRELENELGCFFDRNPDGSVHQKAFAGQTFDRTVHKGDLTGIEIINRLSEQIWRRDVRRMEDHRALDLIPAADGSGLAGVLMLDMRTGEPLLVRAKATLLATGGGPTMYKYHTPSGDKTCDGLAMAMRAGLSLRDLEMVQFHPTGLLAGAGTRMTGTVLEEGLRGAGGQLLDSRGERFMFDYDERGERATRDIVSRSIMYQIRKGYATQHGGVHIKMSHLGPDHVRRTFKGMVERCADCGFDLAGGLVEVIPTAHYMMGGVVFDLDCSTAMPRLFAAGEDTGGVHGANRLGGNGVANSTVFGGVAGDAMARAVTKEGVHADPDQSVIDASLDRAFSPLGKPSGDLAEMREALMDIMWNDVGILRTGEGLARGAAALDDLATQVARSGVADGDRRYNLTWMDRLNLENLVQVSRGICAAATARTDSRGAHFREDYPSASDLDTSHYTVVRMKGGDIDISTAPVAFTRVKPGQTLLSEAAE from the coding sequence ATGGCGCTGCGTACGGTCGATACCGACATTCTGATCCTCGGCTCGGGTGGGGCAGGGCTCTTTGCCGCGCTTCACGCCAAGAAGACCGCGCCGCATCTCGACGTCACCGTCGCGGTGAAGGGGCTGCTTGGCAAATGCGGCTGCACGCGCATGGTGCAGGGCGGCTACAACGTCGCGCTGGCGCCGGGCGACTCGGTCGAACGTCACTTCATGGACACGATCGAGGGCGGCAAATGGCTCAACAATCAGGATCTTGCCTGGAAGCTTGTCGTCGAGGCGCAGATCCGCATCCGCGAGCTTGAGAACGAACTCGGTTGCTTCTTCGACCGCAATCCCGACGGCAGCGTTCACCAGAAGGCGTTCGCGGGCCAGACCTTCGACCGCACCGTGCACAAGGGCGATCTCACCGGCATCGAGATCATCAACCGGTTGTCCGAGCAGATCTGGCGCCGCGACGTGAGGCGGATGGAGGACCATCGCGCGCTCGATCTCATTCCGGCGGCGGACGGCTCGGGCCTTGCTGGCGTCCTGATGCTCGACATGCGCACGGGCGAGCCGTTGCTGGTGCGTGCCAAGGCGACGCTGCTCGCGACCGGCGGCGGTCCGACGATGTACAAATATCATACGCCGTCCGGCGACAAGACTTGCGACGGTCTTGCGATGGCGATGCGCGCGGGACTTTCGCTGCGCGATCTCGAAATGGTGCAATTCCATCCGACCGGCCTACTCGCGGGTGCGGGCACGCGCATGACCGGCACGGTGCTGGAAGAGGGTCTGCGCGGTGCGGGCGGGCAGTTGCTGGATTCGCGCGGCGAACGCTTCATGTTCGATTACGACGAACGCGGCGAACGCGCCACGCGCGACATCGTCAGCCGTTCGATCATGTACCAGATCCGCAAGGGCTACGCGACGCAGCACGGCGGCGTGCACATCAAGATGAGCCATCTCGGTCCCGATCACGTGCGGCGCACCTTCAAGGGCATGGTGGAGCGCTGCGCTGATTGTGGTTTCGATCTGGCCGGTGGTCTCGTCGAGGTGATTCCGACCGCGCACTACATGATGGGCGGCGTGGTGTTCGATCTCGATTGCAGCACGGCGATGCCGCGCCTGTTTGCGGCCGGTGAGGACACCGGCGGCGTGCACGGCGCCAATCGTCTCGGCGGCAACGGCGTTGCCAATTCCACGGTGTTTGGCGGCGTCGCCGGCGATGCGATGGCGCGCGCGGTTACGAAGGAAGGCGTGCATGCCGATCCGGATCAGTCCGTGATCGATGCCTCTCTCGACCGTGCGTTCTCGCCGCTCGGCAAGCCGTCGGGCGATCTCGCCGAAATGCGCGAGGCGCTGATGGACATCATGTGGAACGATGTCGGTATTCTACGCACGGGCGAAGGCCTCGCGCGTGGTGCTGCGGCGCTCGACGATCTCGCGACGCAGGTCGCGCGGTCCGGCGTGGCGGATGGTGACCGCCGCTACAACCTGACCTGGATGGACCGACTCAATCTCGAAAATCTCGTCCAGGTCAGTCGCGGAATCTGCGCGGCGGCGACCGCGCGCACCGACAGCCGCGGCGCACATTTCCGTGAAGACTATCCGTCAGCCTCCGACCTCGACACCTCGCACTACACGGTGGTGCGAATGAAAGGCGGCGACATCGACATTTCCACCGCGCCGGTGGCGTTTACCCGCGTAAAACCGGGGCAAACCTTGCTTTCGGAGGCGGCGGAATAG
- a CDS encoding hydroxyacid dehydrogenase gives MSDIVICEFMDEAAITEGLRGFDYFYDPNLVDHPNDLNARLKDARAIIVRNRTQVRGALLDAAPKLKAVGRLGVGLDNIDLAACKERNIAVLPASGANDLSVAEYVITSAMMLLRGAYMATGSVVAGKWPRNTLIGREMADKVMGLVGFGSIARLTAKLAAAMGMKVIAFDPLVDDAVFAQAGVQRQTLENLLALADVVSLHVPLNDKTRNMIDTSALSRMRPDAILINAARGGVVDEAAVATALKTKKLGGAALDVFVEEPLKAGNVFADVPNLILTPHIAGVTVESNTRVSWVTVENVKKVLNA, from the coding sequence GTGTCTGACATCGTTATCTGCGAATTCATGGACGAGGCGGCAATCACCGAAGGGTTGCGGGGATTCGATTATTTCTACGACCCTAATCTTGTCGATCATCCGAATGATTTGAACGCTCGCCTCAAGGATGCGCGGGCGATTATCGTGCGCAACCGCACGCAGGTGCGTGGCGCGCTGCTGGATGCCGCGCCCAAGCTGAAAGCTGTCGGTCGGCTTGGCGTCGGGCTCGACAATATCGATCTGGCAGCCTGCAAAGAACGCAATATCGCTGTGCTGCCGGCGTCCGGCGCGAACGATCTGTCGGTCGCCGAATATGTCATCACGAGCGCGATGATGCTGCTGCGCGGCGCCTATATGGCGACGGGTAGCGTCGTCGCCGGCAAATGGCCGCGCAATACGCTGATCGGCCGGGAGATGGCCGACAAGGTGATGGGGCTGGTGGGCTTCGGCTCCATTGCGCGCCTCACGGCGAAACTCGCAGCGGCAATGGGCATGAAGGTGATCGCGTTTGATCCTCTGGTGGACGACGCAGTGTTCGCGCAGGCCGGCGTGCAGCGCCAGACGCTGGAAAACCTGCTGGCTCTGGCCGATGTCGTCAGCCTGCATGTGCCGCTCAACGACAAGACCCGCAACATGATCGATACGTCTGCGCTGTCCCGGATGCGTCCCGATGCGATCCTTATCAATGCCGCCCGCGGCGGCGTGGTGGATGAGGCCGCTGTGGCGACGGCGCTCAAGACGAAGAAGCTCGGCGGCGCCGCACTCGATGTGTTCGTGGAAGAACCGCTCAAGGCAGGCAACGTCTTCGCGGATGTGCCGAATCTGATTCTGACGCCGCATATTGCGGGCGTCACCGTGGAATCCAACACCCGCGTGTCGTGGGTCACGGTCGAGAACGTCAAGAAGGTCCTGAACGCATGA
- a CDS encoding type 1 glutamine amidotransferase codes for MRILVFQHLAIEHPGIFRQFWREDGHHSITVELDEDEAIPALEDFDLMVVMGGPQNVWHEERCPWLVQEKAAIRRWVQEMQKPYLGICLGHQLLASALGGKVGKMPSPEVGLAPVTLTREGLSDPALAGFPQAVEAFHWHGAEVSEPPVGSAVLASSGLCAVQAMRWGRHAYGFQYHCEIEHSTVDDWGQIPAYRTSLIKALGEDGASHLAGDVLPRLPGFHASARQFHRNLMNIVGSGRP; via the coding sequence ATGCGTATTCTTGTCTTTCAACACCTCGCCATCGAACATCCCGGCATCTTCCGTCAGTTCTGGCGTGAGGACGGCCATCATTCGATCACCGTCGAACTGGATGAAGACGAGGCCATTCCCGCGCTCGAAGATTTCGATCTCATGGTGGTGATGGGCGGGCCGCAGAATGTCTGGCATGAGGAGCGCTGCCCCTGGCTGGTGCAGGAAAAGGCCGCGATCCGCCGCTGGGTCCAGGAGATGCAGAAGCCCTATCTCGGCATCTGCCTCGGCCATCAATTGCTGGCTTCGGCGCTCGGCGGCAAAGTCGGCAAGATGCCCTCGCCGGAAGTCGGCCTCGCTCCCGTGACGTTGACCCGCGAGGGGCTTTCAGATCCCGCTCTCGCGGGCTTTCCGCAAGCCGTGGAGGCTTTTCACTGGCATGGCGCGGAAGTCTCCGAACCTCCCGTGGGCTCCGCTGTTCTCGCCTCCAGTGGCCTTTGCGCGGTGCAGGCGATGCGTTGGGGGAGGCACGCCTATGGCTTCCAGTATCATTGCGAGATCGAGCATTCGACGGTCGACGACTGGGGCCAGATTCCTGCCTACAGAACGAGTCTTATCAAGGCTCTCGGCGAGGACGGAGCCAGCCACCTGGCCGGTGACGTACTACCTCGTCTCCCCGGCTTTCATGCCTCGGCGCGTCAATTCCATCGTAACCTGATGAATATCGTCGGCTCCGGCCGTCCGTGA
- a CDS encoding GntR family transcriptional regulator translates to MSNETTVSGGHTEYLPLYAQVKTLLVKRIGAGSWKPGQMLPSEYELAAEYNVSQGTVRKALNALEADRMIVRRQGVGTFVARHSRDRALYQFFRMVEPDGSRIIPTSVVLSQRIQRATRDQANDLGVDASAMLHAITRVRSLNGKPAIFERIYVPVEVMPDLSVEAHIQMDEEMYVIYQERFGISIVRVGEQLAAVAATADEAKRLGLKVGAPLLEVHRIATDVSGRPVELRISRCDTRRCRYGAEVL, encoded by the coding sequence GTGAGCAACGAAACGACAGTATCTGGCGGCCATACCGAATACCTTCCCCTGTACGCGCAGGTGAAGACGCTTCTCGTCAAGCGTATCGGCGCCGGAAGCTGGAAGCCGGGGCAGATGCTGCCGAGCGAATACGAGCTCGCGGCCGAATACAATGTCAGCCAGGGCACTGTGCGGAAGGCGCTGAACGCGCTGGAAGCCGACCGCATGATCGTGCGTCGGCAGGGCGTCGGCACGTTCGTCGCGCGCCATTCCCGCGATCGCGCGCTGTATCAGTTTTTCCGTATGGTGGAGCCGGATGGTAGCCGGATCATTCCCACGAGTGTGGTGCTGTCGCAGCGTATCCAGCGCGCGACGCGCGATCAGGCGAACGATCTGGGAGTCGATGCATCAGCCATGCTCCACGCGATCACCCGCGTGCGCAGCCTGAACGGCAAGCCCGCGATTTTTGAACGGATCTATGTCCCGGTGGAGGTGATGCCCGATCTATCCGTCGAGGCGCATATCCAGATGGATGAGGAGATGTACGTCATCTATCAGGAGCGGTTCGGTATCAGCATCGTGCGCGTTGGCGAGCAGCTCGCGGCTGTTGCCGCGACTGCGGATGAAGCGAAGAGGCTGGGCCTGAAGGTCGGGGCGCCGCTATTGGAGGTCCATCGTATCGCGACCGATGTTAGCGGTCGTCCGGTCGAACTACGCATTAGCCGCTGCGACACCCGACGCTGCCGTTACGGCGCGGAAGTGCTTTAA
- a CDS encoding Ldh family oxidoreductase, whose translation MSTLSLADLTKRVAGTFVAHGCSEDTSASVARALVTAEADGLKGHGLSRVPTYLAMVKSGKIDGKAKPTASNPRPSVLAIDAAKGFAYPAIDLALAELPALAAKQGIAVAAIGNSNHCGAAGLPCEALAKKGLVALLFANTPSAMAPWGGREPVFGTNPIAFAAPLEGREPAVVDLALSKVARGPIVAAKQKGESIPEGWALDADGQATTDPVKALQGTMIPLGDAKGAALAFMVEILAACIPGAHLAFEASSFLDDKGGPPLTGQLLLTIDPAGFGHGRFGERMATLVAAIEGQQGARLPGSRRLANRAKAARDGLTVGPEIESILTEAASVKA comes from the coding sequence ATGAGCACGCTGTCTCTCGCTGATCTCACCAAGCGCGTGGCGGGTACCTTCGTTGCCCACGGCTGCAGCGAGGATACGTCTGCGTCGGTCGCGCGTGCGCTGGTGACGGCGGAAGCCGACGGCCTTAAGGGTCACGGCCTGTCGCGCGTGCCGACTTATCTCGCCATGGTGAAAAGCGGCAAGATCGATGGCAAGGCGAAGCCGACAGCATCGAATCCGCGCCCAAGCGTTCTGGCGATCGATGCGGCGAAGGGATTTGCCTATCCGGCAATTGATCTTGCTCTCGCGGAATTGCCCGCGCTTGCAGCCAAGCAGGGCATCGCGGTCGCCGCCATCGGCAATTCCAACCATTGCGGTGCCGCCGGCCTGCCGTGCGAAGCGCTGGCGAAAAAGGGGCTGGTTGCGTTGCTGTTCGCGAACACACCGAGCGCGATGGCACCATGGGGTGGACGCGAGCCGGTGTTCGGCACCAACCCGATTGCTTTTGCAGCCCCTCTCGAGGGCCGTGAGCCGGCCGTGGTGGATCTCGCGCTGTCGAAAGTCGCGCGCGGACCGATCGTGGCGGCCAAGCAGAAGGGCGAGAGCATTCCGGAAGGCTGGGCGCTGGATGCCGACGGGCAGGCCACGACCGATCCTGTGAAGGCGCTGCAGGGAACGATGATCCCACTTGGTGACGCCAAGGGCGCGGCGCTGGCCTTCATGGTCGAAATTCTGGCGGCCTGTATTCCCGGCGCGCATCTGGCATTCGAAGCGTCGTCCTTCCTCGATGACAAAGGCGGTCCGCCGCTGACCGGACAGTTGCTGCTGACAATCGATCCGGCGGGATTCGGACATGGCCGTTTCGGCGAACGGATGGCGACGCTGGTCGCGGCAATCGAGGGACAGCAGGGTGCGCGGCTGCCGGGTTCACGGCGGCTTGCGAATCGGGCCAAGGCGGCCCGCGACGGCCTGACGGTTGGCCCTGAAATCGAATCGATTTTGACGGAGGCGGCGTCGGTCAAGGCCTGA
- a CDS encoding PAS domain-containing sensor histidine kinase — translation MRDLEQQQQRALLDNIPDMAWLKDRDSRYLAVNSAYLAIIGLREDEVIGKTPYDIWPSDLADIYMQTDRAVVKSGRRRRYEESRSDPDGRVLWFETIKSPIRDGNGHIVGTVGISRDISERKAAADELIRSRAQLRELSSFLQSVREEEQARISRELHDELGQTLTALKIELIWLRERLASQDVLQGRVDRLVSIVDRSVTDLRRIAVNLRPMILDELGLVAAMKWLTQNSAELGGLDITLSFDRQDVSYDSAVSTAAFRIVQEALTNVMRHGEAKRASVVVTHERQELHIEITDNGRGIDQGASQRNKLGLVGMRERARALGGAVAISDNPQGGTIVSVHLPLNGPPEQDRLPS, via the coding sequence GTGCGTGACCTTGAGCAACAGCAGCAGCGCGCGCTGCTCGATAACATTCCCGACATGGCATGGCTGAAGGATCGCGATTCCCGCTATCTCGCTGTCAATTCGGCCTATCTCGCGATCATCGGGTTGCGGGAAGACGAAGTGATCGGCAAGACACCGTACGATATCTGGCCTTCCGATCTTGCCGATATTTATATGCAGACCGACCGGGCCGTCGTAAAGAGCGGGCGACGGCGGCGTTATGAAGAAAGCCGTTCCGATCCCGACGGCCGCGTGCTGTGGTTCGAGACCATCAAATCGCCGATCCGCGACGGCAATGGGCATATCGTTGGCACCGTCGGCATTTCGCGCGACATTTCCGAACGCAAGGCGGCGGCCGATGAATTGATCCGCTCGCGTGCGCAACTTCGCGAGCTGTCGTCTTTCCTGCAATCGGTGCGGGAGGAGGAGCAGGCCAGGATTTCGCGCGAACTCCATGACGAGCTGGGCCAGACGCTGACCGCGCTGAAGATCGAGCTGATCTGGCTGCGCGAGCGGCTGGCCTCGCAGGATGTCCTGCAGGGCCGCGTCGATCGGCTGGTGTCGATCGTGGATCGGTCGGTAACCGATTTGCGTCGCATCGCCGTCAATTTGCGGCCGATGATCCTGGACGAACTGGGGCTCGTCGCTGCGATGAAATGGCTGACGCAGAACTCCGCTGAACTTGGCGGCCTTGATATCACGTTGTCATTCGACCGGCAGGATGTCAGTTATGACAGCGCGGTTTCGACCGCAGCATTTCGGATCGTGCAGGAGGCGCTGACCAATGTGATGCGCCACGGCGAGGCGAAACGCGCGAGCGTCGTCGTTACCCACGAGAGACAGGAATTGCATATCGAGATCACCGATAACGGGCGCGGGATCGACCAGGGCGCCTCCCAGCGCAACAAGCTCGGGCTGGTCGGTATGCGCGAACGCGCCCGGGCCTTGGGCGGAGCGGTCGCCATCAGCGACAACCCGCAGGGCGGCACGATCGTGTCCGTGCATTTGCCGTTGAACGGTCCGCCGGAGCAGGACAGACTGCCATCATGA